One part of the Coprobacter tertius genome encodes these proteins:
- the rpoC gene encoding DNA-directed RNA polymerase subunit beta' — MAFRKDNKIKSNFSKISIGLASPEEILEGSSGEVLKPETINYRTYKPERDGLFCERIFGPVKDYECHCGKYKRIRYKGIVCDRCGVEVTEKKVRRERMGHIQLVVPVAHIWYFRSLPNKIGYLLGLPTKKLDAIVYYERYVVIQPGIKRDTLDTYDLLSEEEYLDILDSLPKENQMLDDNDPEKFIAKMGAEAIYDLLARLDLDELSYELRHRANTDGSQQRKSEALKRLQVVESFRASKGRNKPEWMILKVVPVIPPELRPLVPLDGGRFATSDLNDLYRRVIIRNNRLKRLMEIKAPEVILRNEKRMLQEAVDSLLDNSRKSSAVKTDANRPLKSLSDSLKGKQGRFRQNLLGKRVDYSARSVIVVGPELKMHECGLPKDMAAELYKPFVIRKLIERGIVKTVKSAKKIVDRKEPVVWDILEHVMKGHPVLLNRAPTLHRLGIQAFQPKMIEGKAIQLHPLACTAFNADFDGDQMAVHLPLGNEAILEAQMLMLGAHNILNPANGAPITVPSQDMVLGLYYITKLRPGSKGEGLVFYGPEEAEIAYNEGKVTLHSKVKVMVDDLDEEGNPIQLLRETSVGRVLVNQLVPKEVGYINEILSKKSLRDIIGKVIKVCGVTRAAQFLDDIKNLGYYMAFKGGLSFNLADVIIPPEKEELVNEGYAEVEQILNNYNMGFITYNERYNQIIDTWTHVNSKLSNILMKQLSSDNQGFNSVYMMLDSGARGSKEQIRQLSGMRGLMAKPQKSGAEGGQIIENPILANFKEGLSVLEYFISTHGARKGLADTALKTADAGYLTRRLVDVAHDVIIHEEDCGTLRGLVCTEIKNNEEVVASLYERILGRVSVHDVQHPLTGEILVHSGEEITEDIAQKIQESPIERVEIRSVLTCESKKGVCAKCYGRNLSTNRMVQKGEAVGVIAAQSIGEPGTQLTLRTFHVGGIASNIAAVSNVTSRYDGILEIDELRTVDSVDESGKKVMIVVGRLAEMRIIDPNTKIVLTTTNIPYGSKLFFNNGDSLKKGDVVCEWDPFNAVIVSEVGGKVEFENVIEGVTYKVESDEQTGLREKIIIESKDRARVPSANIVGENGQILKTYSLPVGAHLMIDQGSKLHPGEVFVKIPRAVGKAGDITGGLPRVTELFEARNPSNPAVVSEIDGEVTFGKVKRGNREISVTSKTGQVQKYLVPLSKQILVQENDYVRAGTPLSDGAVTPSDILAIKGPTAVQEYIVNEVQDVYRLQGVKINDKHFEVIVRQMMRKVSIIDPGDTRFLEQQVVDKHEFMDENDRIWGKKVVVDAGDSQTLKPGQIVTPRKLRDENSMLKRRDLRPVEVRDAIPATSDQVLQGITRAALQTSSFMSAASFQETTKVLNEAAINGKVDKLEGMKENVICGHLIPAGTGQREFDKLVVGSKEEFDRVFANRKNVTDF, encoded by the coding sequence ATGGCTTTTAGAAAAGATAACAAGATAAAGAGTAACTTTTCGAAGATTTCAATCGGTCTGGCCTCTCCCGAAGAGATTCTCGAAGGTTCGAGCGGTGAAGTTCTTAAACCTGAAACCATTAATTATCGTACTTACAAACCCGAACGCGACGGTTTGTTCTGCGAGCGTATTTTCGGTCCTGTAAAAGACTATGAATGCCATTGCGGAAAATACAAACGTATTCGTTATAAAGGAATTGTCTGCGATCGTTGTGGGGTAGAGGTTACCGAAAAGAAAGTGCGCCGTGAACGTATGGGGCACATACAACTTGTGGTGCCGGTTGCTCATATCTGGTATTTCCGTTCTTTGCCCAATAAAATCGGTTATTTGCTCGGTTTACCGACCAAAAAACTCGATGCGATTGTGTACTACGAACGTTATGTAGTGATACAACCGGGTATCAAGCGCGATACGCTCGATACCTACGATCTGCTTTCTGAGGAAGAATATCTCGATATACTCGATTCTCTGCCTAAGGAAAATCAGATGCTCGATGATAACGATCCCGAAAAATTCATAGCTAAGATGGGCGCAGAGGCTATTTATGATCTGTTGGCCCGTCTCGATTTGGACGAACTTTCTTATGAATTGCGTCACCGTGCCAATACCGACGGATCGCAGCAGCGTAAAAGCGAAGCTTTGAAACGCTTGCAGGTGGTTGAGTCGTTCCGTGCTTCTAAAGGACGCAATAAGCCCGAATGGATGATTCTTAAAGTGGTTCCTGTAATTCCTCCCGAATTACGTCCTTTGGTACCTCTCGACGGTGGCCGTTTCGCAACTTCCGACCTGAATGATTTGTATCGTCGTGTCATTATACGTAATAACCGGTTGAAACGGTTGATGGAGATAAAAGCTCCCGAAGTGATTTTACGTAATGAAAAACGAATGTTACAGGAAGCTGTAGATTCGTTACTCGACAATTCTCGTAAATCGAGCGCAGTAAAAACCGACGCAAATCGTCCTTTAAAATCGCTTTCCGATAGTCTGAAAGGAAAACAAGGTCGTTTCCGTCAGAACCTCCTCGGTAAACGTGTCGATTATTCAGCTCGTTCGGTAATTGTCGTTGGTCCTGAATTGAAGATGCATGAGTGCGGTCTCCCGAAAGATATGGCTGCCGAATTATATAAACCTTTTGTAATTCGCAAACTGATCGAACGCGGTATCGTTAAGACTGTGAAATCGGCTAAGAAAATCGTAGATCGTAAAGAACCGGTTGTCTGGGATATTCTCGAACATGTAATGAAAGGGCACCCCGTATTGCTTAACCGTGCTCCGACGTTGCACCGTCTCGGTATCCAGGCTTTCCAGCCTAAAATGATCGAAGGTAAAGCTATTCAGTTGCATCCGTTAGCTTGTACAGCTTTCAATGCCGACTTTGACGGTGACCAGATGGCTGTTCACTTACCATTGGGTAATGAAGCGATTCTCGAAGCGCAAATGCTCATGCTCGGTGCGCATAATATATTGAATCCTGCTAACGGAGCACCTATTACCGTACCTTCTCAGGATATGGTACTCGGGTTATATTATATAACCAAATTACGTCCGGGTTCTAAAGGCGAAGGGCTGGTATTTTATGGTCCGGAAGAAGCCGAAATAGCTTATAATGAAGGTAAAGTAACCCTTCACTCCAAAGTGAAAGTTATGGTCGATGACCTTGATGAAGAGGGTAATCCGATTCAGCTTTTGCGTGAGACATCGGTAGGTCGCGTATTGGTAAATCAGCTTGTCCCGAAAGAGGTAGGTTATATTAACGAGATTCTTTCTAAGAAATCGCTTCGCGATATTATCGGAAAAGTAATTAAAGTATGCGGTGTTACCCGTGCGGCTCAGTTCCTCGACGATATTAAGAATCTGGGATATTATATGGCCTTCAAAGGTGGTTTGTCGTTCAATTTGGCCGATGTGATCATCCCGCCCGAAAAAGAAGAGTTAGTGAACGAAGGATATGCCGAAGTTGAGCAGATTCTCAACAACTATAATATGGGGTTCATTACTTATAACGAACGTTATAACCAGATTATCGATACCTGGACACATGTAAACTCTAAATTATCGAATATCTTGATGAAACAGCTCTCGAGCGACAATCAGGGATTTAATTCGGTATATATGATGCTCGATTCAGGAGCCCGTGGTTCTAAAGAACAGATTCGCCAGCTTTCCGGTATGCGTGGTCTTATGGCTAAACCGCAGAAATCGGGAGCAGAAGGAGGACAGATCATCGAAAACCCGATTCTCGCCAACTTTAAAGAAGGCTTATCGGTGTTAGAGTACTTTATTTCTACTCACGGTGCCCGTAAAGGTCTTGCCGATACTGCTCTTAAAACTGCCGATGCAGGGTATCTGACTCGTCGTTTGGTAGATGTTGCGCATGACGTGATTATTCACGAAGAAGATTGCGGAACGTTGCGCGGATTGGTTTGTACCGAGATAAAGAATAATGAAGAAGTCGTAGCTTCTTTATATGAAAGAATATTAGGCCGTGTTTCGGTTCACGATGTTCAACATCCGCTTACCGGAGAAATACTGGTACATTCTGGAGAAGAAATCACCGAAGACATTGCTCAGAAAATACAGGAATCGCCGATAGAACGGGTAGAAATACGTTCGGTACTTACTTGCGAATCGAAGAAAGGAGTATGTGCTAAGTGTTACGGTCGTAACCTTTCTACTAATCGTATGGTACAAAAAGGCGAGGCAGTGGGTGTTATCGCCGCTCAATCGATCGGTGAGCCGGGTACACAGTTGACTTTGCGTACTTTCCACGTCGGTGGTATCGCTTCGAATATCGCAGCTGTATCGAACGTTACTTCAAGATACGACGGTATTCTCGAAATAGACGAACTCCGTACTGTCGATAGTGTAGACGAAAGCGGTAAGAAAGTAATGATCGTAGTAGGTCGTTTGGCCGAAATGAGAATAATCGACCCGAATACTAAAATCGTGCTCACGACGACCAATATTCCTTATGGCTCGAAATTGTTCTTTAATAACGGAGATTCTCTGAAAAAAGGAGATGTAGTCTGTGAATGGGACCCCTTCAATGCCGTTATCGTGTCGGAAGTCGGTGGTAAAGTAGAATTCGAAAATGTAATCGAAGGCGTAACTTACAAAGTTGAATCGGACGAGCAGACCGGTCTCCGTGAGAAAATTATTATCGAATCGAAAGATCGTGCACGGGTTCCCTCTGCGAATATCGTCGGTGAAAACGGGCAGATTCTTAAAACATACTCTCTTCCTGTAGGAGCTCACTTGATGATCGATCAAGGTAGTAAACTGCATCCGGGAGAAGTTTTCGTGAAAATACCTCGTGCCGTAGGTAAAGCCGGTGATATTACCGGTGGTCTTCCTCGTGTTACCGAGTTGTTCGAAGCTCGTAACCCATCTAATCCTGCCGTAGTATCGGAGATCGACGGTGAAGTTACGTTCGGAAAAGTAAAACGCGGTAACCGGGAAATTTCGGTTACGTCGAAGACCGGTCAGGTACAAAAATATTTGGTTCCTTTGTCGAAACAGATATTGGTTCAGGAAAATGACTATGTGAGAGCCGGTACGCCGCTTTCTGATGGAGCCGTTACTCCTTCCGATATTTTGGCTATTAAGGGACCGACTGCCGTACAGGAATATATCGTTAATGAGGTACAGGATGTTTACCGTCTGCAAGGGGTGAAGATCAACGATAAACATTTCGAAGTAATCGTACGGCAGATGATGCGTAAAGTTTCGATTATCGATCCGGGTGATACCCGTTTCCTCGAACAACAGGTTGTCGACAAACATGAATTTATGGATGAGAATGACCGTATTTGGGGTAAGAAAGTTGTGGTTGATGCTGGTGATTCTCAGACATTGAAACCGGGACAGATCGTTACTCCGCGTAAATTACGTGATGAAAATTCGATGCTGAAACGTCGCGATTTACGTCCTGTAGAAGTACGTGATGCTATACCCGCTACCTCCGATCAGGTATTACAAGGTATTACGCGTGCTGCATTACAAACTTCGAGCTTCATGTCGGCCGCTTCGTTCCAGGAAACAACTAAAGTACTTAACGAAGCTGCTATCAATGGTAAAGTCGATAAACTCGAAGGTATGAAAGAAAACGTAATTTGCGGACATTTGATTCCGGCCGGAACAGGTCAACGGGAATTTGACAAACTTGTCGTAGGTTCGAAAGAAGAGTTCGACCGCGTATTTGCTAACCGTAAAAATGTCACCGATTTTTAA